Proteins found in one Oryza glaberrima chromosome 4, OglaRS2, whole genome shotgun sequence genomic segment:
- the LOC127770622 gene encoding uncharacterized protein LOC127770622: MVSLSTWFRYAAHKFEYSISLSWKKYNVGQINSTQLTDAVWKNFFQGKLTYMHWNKGGEAMAPIESTTGGTLLVRKLVNLSPTQVFVGDVVLLKDPEKSDDLIVRRLAALEGYEMVSNDEKDEPFVLDKDQCWVLADNQSLKPKEARDSRLFGPVPMTDILGRVIYSLRTAVDHGPVENSRMAMNQDSPVLAVELDVEEMAKNNKV; encoded by the exons atggTTTCCCTGTCGACGTGGTTTCGCTACGCCGCGCACAAGTTCGAGTACTCCATCTCCCTCTCATGGAAG AAGTATAACGTTGGCCAGATCAACAGCACCCAGTTAACCGATGCCGTCTGGAAGAACTTCTTCCAAGGCAAGCTCACCTACATGCATTGGAACAAGGGGGGAGAAGCCATGGCCCCCATCGAATCTACTACAGGAGGAACCCTCCTTGTTAGAAAGCTCGTCAATTTGTCTCCAAC ACAAGTCTTTGTTGGTGATGTTGTCTTACTAAAAGACCCAGAGAAATCTGATGATTTAATCGTTCGACGATTGGCTGCCCTAGAAGGTTATGAGATGGTCTCTAATGATGAGAAGGATGAGCCGTTTGTACTTGACAAGGATCAATGCTGGGTTCTGGCAGACAACCAATCACTAAAGCCAAAG GAAGCTAGGGATAGCCGCTTGTTTGGACCAGTCCCTATGACTGATATCCTTGGCAGAGTGATATACTCTTTAAGAACGGCTGTCGACCATGGCCCAGTGGAGAACAG CCGAATGGCCATGAACCAGGATTCACCAGTTCTGGCAGTAGAGCTTGATGTGGAAGAGATGGCGAAGAATAATAAAGTGTAG
- the LOC127771377 gene encoding fatty acid amide hydrolase — MGKPPRAMTPVEEVDLSAVRYQSPSLQAPHLTGFSLRAFVWLMESPLFGRLLTSVLKSQNNITRMLQDTVIPERPMYLPEYPPQEPEQGVLLLGDDRDPVDRVEEALHCLPPYDPSLRWPAGDKPPFLYWKIRDFAHAYRSGITTPSVVAEHIIAGVEEWSNKKPPMPMLVYFNADDLRKQAEASTKRFQQGNPISILDGIFIAIKDDIDCFPYPSKGATTFFDKIRSVEKDAVCVARLRKCGVLFIGKANMHELGLGVTGNNPNYGTARNPHSIDRYTGGSSSGPAALVSSGLCSAAIGTDGGGSVRIPSSLCGIIGLKTTYGRTDMTGALCDCGTVEVASPLAASVEDALLVYSAIAGSRPMDKLTLRPSPLCVPNLVSPDNNNILGSVKIGKYTEWFHDVSDRDISNTCEDALNLLSSSFGCQIEEIILPELEEMRTAHVVSIGTESFCDLNPHYRAGKRTEFTLDTRTSLALFGSFTSTDYVASQRIRRRIMYYHNEAFKKVDVIATPTTGITAPEIPQSSLKLGESNYVVSAYLMRFVIAGNLLGLPAITVPVGHDKQGLPIGLQLIGRPWGEASLLRVASAIEELCLKKRKRPSAFHDILNA, encoded by the exons ATGGGgaagccgccgcgcgccatgacgccggtggaggaggtggaccTGTCGGCGGTGAGGTACCAGTCGCCGTCGCTGCAGGCGCCGCACCTCACCGGCTTCTCTCTCAGGGCCTTCGTCTGGCTCATGGAGTCGCCCCTATtcggccgcctcctcacctCCGTCCTCAAGTCGCAGAACAACATCACAAGG ATGCTGCAGGACACGGTGATCCCCGAGCGCCCCATGTACCTCCCCGAGTACCCGCCGCAGG AGCCGGAGCAAGGAGTTTTGCTTCTGGGGGATGACAGGGACCCTGTGGACAGAGTTGAGGAAGCACTTCACTGCCTCCCGCCCTATGATCCGTCTCTGCGTTGGCCGGCCGGGGACAAACCCCCTTTCCTCTACTGGAAGATCCGTGATTTTGCGCATGCGTACCGCTCCGGGATCACAACCCCGTCTGTT GTTGCGGAGCATATCATTGCCGGTGTGGAAGAGTGGAGCAACAAGAAGCCTCCCATGCCtatgttggtttattttaaCGCAGATGATCTAAGGAAACAAGCTGAAGCTTCCACAAAGAGATTTCAGCAAG GAAACCCAATTTCCATCTTGGACGGGATCTTTATTGCCATTAAGGATGACATTGACTGCTTCCCATATCCATCAAAGG gtGCTACTACATTTTTCGACAAAATTCGCTCTGTGGAGAAAGACGCAGTTTGTGTTGCTCGTTTGCGGAAATGTGGAGTGTTATTCATTGGGAAAGCTAATATGCATGAGCTAGGCCTTGGAGTAACTGGAAACAATCCAAACTATGG AACAGCAAGAAATCCACATTCAATTGATAGATATACTGGTGGTTCTTCATCAGGTCCAGCTGCACTAGTCTCATCAGGGTTATGCTCAGCAGCAATTGGAACAGATGGTGGAG GTTCTGTTAGGATACCATCTTCTCTATGTGGCATTATTGGTTTGAAGACAACCTACGGACGGACAGATATGACTGG GGCACTTTGTGATTGTGGGACCGTTGAAGTTGCTTCTCCTCTAGCAGCTTCAGTGGAGGATGCTTTGCTAGT GTATTCTGCAATAGCAGGCTCTAGGCCTATGGATAAGCTTACCCTGAGACCA TCACCGCTCTGTGTCCCTAATTTGGTGTCTCCTGACAACAACAATATACTGGGATCGGTGAAAATAGGAAAATATACTGAG TGGTTTCATGATGTCTCCGATCGTGATATCTCTAATACATGTGAGGATGCACTTAACCTTCTTAGCAGCAGCTTCGGATGTCAA ATAGAAGAAATAATACTGCCAGAACTTGAGGAGATGCGTACTGCCCATGTTGTCTCAATTGGCACAGAATCATTCTGTGATTTGAATCCTCATTACAGAGCAGG AAAACGAACTGAATTTACGTTAGACACTCGAACAAGTTTGGCACTTTTTGGATCATTCACTTCGACTGACTATGTTGCTTCTCAACGAATAAG GAGAAGGATAATGTACTATCACAATGAAGCTTTCAAGAAGGTTGATGTCATAGCAACTCCTACAACTGG CATCACTGCTCCAGAAATACCACAAAGTTCTCTGAAGTTAGGAGAGTCCAATTACGTTGTGTCAG CTTACCTGATGCGATTCGTGATAGCTGGCAATCTTCTTGGTTTGCCCGCGATAACTGTACCT GTTGGTCATGATAAGCAAGGGCTTCCTATAGGCTTGCAACTGATAGGTCGACCATGGGGCGAGGCTAGCTTATTAAGGGTGGCTTCTGCAATCGAG GAGCTCTGTCTGAAGAAGCGGAAACGGCCATCTGCATTTCATGACATCCTGAACGCTTGA